A single region of the Nitrospira sp. genome encodes:
- a CDS encoding 2-oxoglutarate:ferredoxin oxidoreductase — MGTTQDTRERIIVPGPAGFHPPSAAQLGVSLPDPGQGLYYGLLEPNEDTVIEEMARKMLTSPNATIFPGPLVLWAWNNHAVEKAQAVLEIAAQIPDVMIIPMPDYRPKYPKIDPEEVINPNHPNLTIWGNKIEACIFIGVHCHYANLTLKMIRAGTNCCTMAICAEQGHEDAMLTIRDSDTLKLKKTAQIFKKVREEMGIKLPDNGENVRFTGTQSKVHDGKTHTNPMTFMPSAAGVGSAATFGHSAEQMKREG, encoded by the coding sequence GTGGGAACGACGCAAGATACGAGAGAACGGATAATCGTGCCGGGACCAGCAGGGTTCCATCCACCATCAGCGGCTCAGTTGGGAGTCTCGCTGCCGGACCCTGGGCAGGGACTGTATTATGGCTTGCTGGAGCCCAACGAAGACACAGTCATTGAAGAGATGGCTCGGAAGATGTTGACGAGCCCGAATGCGACGATTTTCCCTGGTCCTCTCGTCTTGTGGGCGTGGAACAACCATGCCGTCGAGAAGGCGCAAGCGGTTCTTGAAATTGCGGCGCAGATCCCAGATGTGATGATCATTCCCATGCCGGATTATCGGCCAAAGTATCCCAAAATCGATCCAGAAGAGGTGATCAATCCAAACCACCCGAATCTCACTATTTGGGGTAATAAGATTGAGGCCTGTATTTTTATCGGTGTTCATTGTCACTATGCCAATCTTACGTTGAAAATGATCAGGGCGGGGACGAACTGCTGCACCATGGCTATCTGTGCCGAGCAGGGACATGAGGACGCCATGCTGACCATTCGCGATTCGGATACGTTGAAGCTGAAGAAAACCGCACAAATCTTTAAGAAGGTTCGTGAGGAAATGGGCATAAAGCTTCCGGATAACGGCGAGAACGTCCGATTCACTGGAACTCAATCAAAGGTCCATGACGGAAAGACGCACACGAATCCTATGACCTTTATGCCCTCTGCTGCAGGCGTAGGCAGCGCGGCTACATTTGGCCACTCAGCTGAACAGATGAAGCGGGAAGGCTAA
- a CDS encoding ferredoxin oxidoreductase produces MSEALESKQKTNPQGDPTTSVSAPKAETKKDPHADAKRQKVVTPEYMFLEAPRTKEFITGSEAAKEAIRRSNVDLAIAYPITPQSETMQLVGVLYGEGYVKEYYRGEEEVGVMAAIAGGSRAGVRCYTATAGPGTLRGLEGIASWPGHRLPVVAMFTCRVVNAPLAIQPDNIEVSYLLNCGMIVFHAENQQDMYDFTLAGFVISEKNDVTLPVGVCCDGFFVTHARGYVRMQDRGMKLPPREPWRGAVPVLDAENPPARLSRDAPVQKSNFMAYNIHAVWQQEVWAAVERSRKYINQYMGGLLTAENVDDAEAVIIASGSAAAQSREAVRICAEKGIKIGLIKIRSLRPFPTQELRKLCGKAKLIVVPEFNYVGWLAKEVATAIYGFSNAKIIGGPRVYGGQSMPVELIVDEVESGLTGKKSTNVAISQVMGASAADHEAMGHFMRSI; encoded by the coding sequence ATGAGCGAAGCATTGGAATCCAAACAAAAGACCAATCCGCAGGGTGACCCTACTACGAGCGTGTCGGCTCCGAAGGCCGAGACCAAGAAGGATCCGCACGCAGATGCAAAGCGGCAGAAGGTCGTCACTCCTGAGTACATGTTCCTGGAAGCTCCTCGAACGAAGGAGTTCATCACTGGCAGCGAAGCCGCAAAAGAGGCTATTCGCCGGTCAAACGTCGATCTTGCCATTGCCTACCCCATTACCCCCCAAAGTGAAACCATGCAGTTGGTCGGCGTGTTGTATGGTGAGGGGTACGTCAAGGAATATTACCGTGGCGAAGAAGAAGTCGGTGTCATGGCGGCTATCGCCGGCGGGTCACGGGCTGGAGTTCGTTGTTATACGGCAACGGCTGGGCCAGGCACGTTGAGAGGGTTGGAAGGGATTGCTTCTTGGCCAGGGCACCGGCTACCAGTTGTGGCCATGTTTACTTGCCGAGTGGTGAACGCACCGCTGGCCATTCAACCTGACAATATCGAAGTGTCTTATCTGCTCAATTGCGGTATGATTGTGTTCCATGCTGAAAATCAGCAGGATATGTATGATTTCACGTTGGCTGGGTTTGTTATCAGCGAGAAGAATGATGTGACCCTCCCAGTCGGCGTGTGCTGTGACGGATTTTTTGTGACGCACGCTCGTGGCTATGTGCGTATGCAAGATCGTGGGATGAAACTTCCCCCGCGCGAACCTTGGCGTGGGGCGGTGCCGGTGCTTGATGCTGAGAACCCTCCGGCACGACTCTCTCGCGATGCCCCCGTTCAGAAGTCCAATTTTATGGCCTACAACATTCACGCGGTGTGGCAGCAGGAAGTGTGGGCTGCTGTGGAGCGCTCCCGTAAGTACATCAACCAGTACATGGGCGGACTACTCACGGCAGAGAATGTGGATGATGCGGAGGCGGTTATTATTGCTTCAGGTAGTGCGGCCGCTCAATCCCGTGAAGCGGTTCGTATTTGCGCCGAAAAAGGTATTAAGATCGGCCTGATTAAGATTCGATCGCTCCGCCCATTCCCGACTCAGGAATTGCGCAAGCTCTGCGGGAAAGCTAAATTGATCGTTGTGCCGGAATTCAACTATGTCGGATGGTTAGCCAAAGAAGTGGCGACTGCTATCTACGGTTTCTCAAATGCCAAGATTATCGGTGGCCCGAGAGTGTATGGCGGGCAGTCTATGCCGGTGGAATTGATCGTGGACGAAGTCGAATCCGGTTTGACCGGAAAGAAGTCCACGAACGTTGCGATTTCACAAGTTATGGGCGCCTCAGCTGCTGATCATGAGGCCATGGGGCATTTCATGCGCAGCATTTAG
- a CDS encoding dual specificity protein phosphatase family protein: protein MINKRLLVGNADDARNPPPQVSAVLMVAEEQNVTVPSRVIYAKIPLKEFGEPAASALYEAVEWIAAHVVDNRLMVCCRVGMGRSVSVIIAYLCCIEGMAYDDAVKLVLTRRPGGMPLPRLQEKIQDVCLRRQARVNSSTP, encoded by the coding sequence ATGATCAACAAACGTCTGCTGGTCGGTAATGCCGATGACGCCAGGAATCCTCCCCCTCAGGTAAGTGCTGTTCTCATGGTGGCTGAAGAGCAAAATGTGACAGTTCCCTCGCGGGTTATCTATGCCAAGATTCCGCTCAAGGAGTTTGGTGAGCCGGCCGCGTCTGCGTTGTATGAGGCTGTGGAATGGATTGCGGCGCATGTGGTTGATAATCGATTGATGGTCTGTTGCAGGGTCGGCATGGGGCGATCGGTATCAGTAATAATTGCCTATCTATGCTGTATCGAAGGAATGGCTTATGACGATGCGGTGAAGCTCGTGTTGACCAGGCGACCGGGCGGCATGCCGTTGCCGCGCCTCCAAGAGAAGATTCAGGATGTTTGTCTTCGGCGGCAAGCTCGAGTGAATTCATCAACTCCCTAA
- the mutM gene encoding bifunctional DNA-formamidopyrimidine glycosylase/DNA-(apurinic or apyrimidinic site) lyase, translated as MPELPEAEVAARQLRERVVGATVRDCWIGREDIVREGLPSLEQYRQGKITGVERKGKSVILHFLCGKEPRFLVAELGMTGLLLFRSTSTKHPHHTHFILHLDGCSEPDVRYWNPRRFGRLSLLDQAGLDRYVTRRFGYDPLMISHEQFLCVLRATRSRLKSLLMHQQVIAGIGNIYANEILFRSRLHPDQPANTISGKAMTQLYQVMGEVLRDAIALGGSSVRDFFAPDGTEGQYKSRHLVYARAGEPCPNACGTVICRSGGERSSFYCPTCQRNGRRRPTGPERSR; from the coding sequence ATGCCTGAGTTGCCGGAAGCCGAGGTCGCTGCGCGTCAACTGCGCGAACGGGTCGTCGGAGCTACAGTCCGTGATTGCTGGATTGGCCGTGAGGATATCGTGCGAGAAGGGTTGCCTTCTCTGGAACAGTATCGTCAGGGCAAGATTACAGGGGTCGAGCGGAAGGGAAAAAGCGTGATTCTTCACTTTCTCTGCGGCAAGGAGCCGAGATTCCTCGTCGCGGAGTTAGGTATGACCGGATTATTGCTGTTTCGATCCACCTCGACCAAGCATCCCCACCACACCCACTTTATCCTGCATCTCGATGGTTGTTCTGAGCCTGATGTCAGATATTGGAATCCGCGCCGGTTTGGTCGTTTATCGTTGCTTGACCAAGCGGGGCTGGATCGATATGTCACTCGCCGGTTCGGCTATGACCCCCTCATGATCAGTCATGAGCAATTTTTGTGTGTGCTCAGAGCGACACGGAGTCGGCTGAAGTCTCTCCTGATGCATCAACAGGTTATCGCAGGGATCGGTAATATCTATGCAAATGAGATCCTTTTCCGTTCCCGGCTCCATCCCGATCAGCCGGCGAATACGATTTCAGGGAAGGCGATGACGCAGCTCTATCAAGTCATGGGGGAGGTGCTGCGGGACGCCATCGCCTTGGGCGGGTCGAGTGTGCGGGATTTTTTTGCGCCGGATGGGACCGAAGGCCAGTACAAGAGCAGGCATCTGGTGTATGCCAGGGCCGGTGAGCCCTGCCCGAATGCCTGCGGTACGGTCATCTGTCGTTCAGGCGGCGAACGAAGTTCGTTTTACTGTCCCACATGCCAGCGAAACGGGCGTCGGCGTCCCACAGGGCCTGAAAGGTCTCGCTAA
- a CDS encoding ATP citrate lyase: MAKVLEGPGMGLMKKWGINVPNYVVVTSVDELSRLGQANEWLKKSKLVAKAHEALGSRFKLGLVKIDLDFKAAEAATKEMIGRQVGSITVTQVIVSEMIPHKEEYYCAVKSTREGSEILVANCGGIEVESNWERVKRLCLEIGQSPSPESLEKLSKEAGFSGPLAKKMAEFAGKMFACFDSEDAQYLEVNPVVLRAADEELVALDAVTLLDGDAKFRHPDWNFAFAAEFGRAYSKQELEVMAVDSKIKGSVKFIEIPGGDTAMLPAGGGASVYYSDAVVARGGKLANYAEYSGDPPDWAVEVLTEKVCSLPGIRNIIVGGAIANFTDVKKTFGGIINGFRKAKSEGKLKNVKIWVRRGGPREKEGLDAMRALKEEGFDINVFDRNTPLTDIVDKALQAK; encoded by the coding sequence ATGGCGAAAGTGCTGGAAGGTCCCGGGATGGGGCTGATGAAGAAGTGGGGAATTAATGTTCCCAATTACGTGGTCGTCACTTCCGTTGATGAGTTGTCCAGGCTCGGTCAGGCCAATGAATGGCTGAAGAAGTCCAAGCTCGTTGCGAAAGCGCACGAGGCTCTTGGGTCGCGCTTCAAGTTGGGGCTGGTGAAGATCGATTTGGACTTCAAGGCGGCTGAAGCTGCCACTAAAGAGATGATTGGCCGTCAGGTCGGCAGCATCACCGTGACTCAGGTGATTGTCTCTGAGATGATCCCACACAAGGAAGAGTATTATTGCGCGGTCAAATCAACGCGCGAAGGCAGTGAGATCCTGGTTGCCAATTGTGGCGGGATCGAAGTTGAATCAAATTGGGAACGTGTCAAACGGTTGTGTCTTGAGATCGGGCAATCTCCTTCTCCTGAATCCCTCGAAAAACTGTCGAAAGAGGCAGGATTTAGCGGGCCGCTCGCGAAGAAGATGGCTGAGTTTGCAGGGAAAATGTTTGCCTGCTTCGACAGTGAAGATGCGCAGTATCTCGAGGTGAATCCGGTCGTCCTTCGTGCCGCCGATGAAGAACTGGTCGCGCTTGATGCCGTGACATTGCTCGACGGCGATGCCAAATTTAGACATCCGGACTGGAACTTCGCTTTTGCGGCAGAGTTTGGCCGTGCCTATTCCAAGCAAGAGCTTGAGGTGATGGCTGTCGACAGCAAGATTAAAGGCTCAGTTAAATTCATCGAAATTCCTGGTGGGGATACAGCGATGTTGCCGGCGGGCGGTGGTGCCAGCGTGTACTACTCCGACGCGGTCGTGGCGCGTGGCGGCAAGTTGGCCAACTATGCCGAATACTCCGGTGATCCACCCGATTGGGCCGTCGAGGTCCTTACGGAAAAGGTCTGTTCTCTGCCGGGAATCAGGAACATCATCGTTGGTGGTGCGATCGCCAATTTCACCGACGTGAAGAAGACGTTCGGAGGGATCATCAACGGCTTCAGGAAGGCGAAGTCCGAAGGGAAGTTGAAGAACGTAAAGATTTGGGTGCGCCGCGGTGGGCCGCGGGAAAAAGAGGGGCTTGATGCGATGCGCGCGTTGAAAGAAGAAGGCTTTGACATCAATGTCTTCGACCGCAATACACCGCTCACCGACATTGTCGACAAGGCACTCCAAGCGAAGTAG
- a CDS encoding ATP citrate lyase, whose protein sequence is MSILANKDTRVVIQGGQAGVNAARRMAEFCYLIKRPLNVEAFVYPPDAGKSNEIPYGSGLIAIPVYKSIAEATKHHPTLNTSLVYIGADRAMKGGMEALDDSHIKVVSMITEGVPEKDAKILGAHARKLGKVFNGPSSIGIISAGACRLGVIGGAFDNLVLSKLYREGSFGVITKSGGLSNEIIWICSQFADGITTAIGIGGDAYPGTDYVSYLEMFENDPQTKAVVIVGEMGGDLEERAAEWYGAKKRRVKLIAVVSGFCQESLPKGMKFGHAGAKEGMKGEGSARSKSDALKKAGALVPPTFGALGPAIKETYQDLLKSGQVKEPVEPAVLPRLPKTVEEAMKADEVMVSPLIRTTISDDRGDEPCYDGYPASELINKGYEIPHVIGLLWDKRLISKQEAEIIKRIMMLSADHGPCVSGAYATILAACAGIGLSQSVAAGMIMIGPRFGGAVTDAGRFFKYAVDNKMSVDEFLAYMKKNHGPVPGIGHRVKSLRNPDKRVKELVGYVKSLHIKTPCLDFALEVEKITSVKKDNLILNVDGTMAAVLVDIGFPVDSLNGFFILSRTIGLIGHWVDQKRQDSRLIRLFDYLVNYAAPKRREVPPLK, encoded by the coding sequence ATGAGTATTCTGGCAAACAAAGACACCCGTGTGGTGATCCAGGGTGGTCAAGCCGGTGTCAACGCTGCCCGTCGCATGGCCGAGTTCTGTTATCTCATTAAGCGTCCGCTCAATGTTGAGGCGTTTGTCTATCCGCCCGATGCCGGCAAGAGCAATGAGATTCCATACGGCAGTGGTCTGATCGCCATTCCTGTCTACAAGTCCATTGCTGAGGCCACCAAGCATCATCCGACCCTGAATACCAGTCTCGTATACATTGGCGCAGACCGCGCGATGAAGGGTGGTATGGAGGCGCTGGACGATTCTCACATCAAGGTGGTCTCAATGATCACCGAGGGGGTGCCGGAAAAAGATGCCAAGATTCTTGGCGCTCATGCGCGTAAGTTGGGGAAGGTTTTTAACGGCCCCTCATCCATTGGTATCATCTCTGCTGGAGCGTGCCGGCTTGGTGTAATTGGTGGTGCATTCGACAATCTTGTTCTCTCCAAGCTTTATCGTGAAGGATCGTTCGGCGTCATCACCAAGTCCGGTGGTCTCTCGAACGAAATCATTTGGATCTGTTCTCAGTTTGCCGACGGGATCACGACGGCTATCGGTATCGGCGGTGATGCCTATCCTGGCACCGATTACGTCAGTTATCTCGAGATGTTCGAGAACGATCCCCAAACGAAGGCGGTCGTTATTGTCGGAGAGATGGGCGGCGATCTCGAAGAGCGGGCCGCAGAATGGTATGGCGCCAAAAAACGGCGGGTCAAGTTGATTGCCGTGGTCTCGGGCTTCTGTCAGGAGAGTTTGCCGAAGGGGATGAAATTCGGTCATGCCGGCGCGAAAGAGGGCATGAAGGGTGAAGGATCAGCCCGCTCCAAATCCGATGCGCTAAAGAAAGCCGGGGCCCTCGTGCCGCCAACGTTTGGCGCGCTTGGTCCCGCCATCAAGGAAACTTATCAAGATCTCTTGAAGTCCGGCCAAGTCAAGGAGCCGGTCGAGCCTGCTGTCTTGCCTCGGTTGCCAAAAACCGTCGAAGAGGCGATGAAGGCCGATGAGGTTATGGTTTCGCCGCTGATCCGTACGACCATCAGCGATGACCGCGGCGATGAGCCTTGCTACGACGGTTATCCTGCCTCTGAGCTCATTAACAAGGGCTACGAAATTCCTCACGTCATCGGTCTTTTGTGGGACAAGCGGCTGATCTCGAAGCAGGAAGCCGAGATCATTAAGCGCATCATGATGCTTTCTGCTGATCACGGTCCCTGCGTGAGCGGCGCATACGCAACAATTCTTGCGGCCTGTGCTGGGATCGGACTGTCGCAATCAGTCGCCGCAGGCATGATTATGATTGGTCCGCGCTTCGGCGGTGCGGTCACTGATGCCGGACGATTCTTTAAATATGCAGTTGATAACAAGATGTCGGTCGACGAATTCTTGGCCTACATGAAGAAAAACCATGGGCCGGTTCCGGGAATCGGTCATCGTGTGAAGAGTTTGCGCAATCCGGATAAGCGAGTGAAGGAATTGGTTGGGTACGTGAAGAGCTTGCACATCAAGACGCCATGCCTGGATTTCGCGCTGGAAGTAGAGAAAATTACCTCCGTCAAAAAAGATAACCTGATTTTGAACGTCGATGGGACCATGGCGGCCGTACTGGTCGATATCGGATTCCCAGTCGATAGCTTGAACGGATTCTTCATTCTCTCGCGGACGATCGGATTGATCGGACACTGGGTTGACCAAAAACGTCAAGATAGCCGGCTTATCCGTTTATTCGATTACCTTGTGAATTATGCGGCACCGAAGAGGCGGGAAGTTCCGCCGTTGAAGTAA
- a CDS encoding aconitate hydratase, giving the protein MSMDLAKKLYAKMPDVFAKARKQFGRGLTLAEKILVAHADNFDAQTWERGKAMLALRPDRVAMQDATAQMAMLQFMQANKKKAAVPSTIHCDHLIRAEMGSEKDLLRAMDENREVYNFLASAAKKYGIGFWKPGAGIIHQVVLENYAFPGCLIIGTDSHTPNGGGLGGLAIGVGGADAGEVMAGLPWEVLHPKLIGVRLTGKLNGWASPKDVILYLCGLLTVKGGTNKIVEYFGPGAETISATGKGTICNMGAELGATTSVFPFDQKMVAYMNITDRADLANLAQSHKDLLVADAEVYQSPEKYYDQIVEVDLSTLEPHVVGPHTPDLARPISKLAAEAKAKGYPVELKAALIGSCTNSSYEDISRSAHVAEQGLKAGLKAKASFLVSPGSERIYHTMKRDGFLSTFEKLGGTVLSNSCGPCIGQWKRADGVKGKADSIVSSFNRNFPGRNDGISETLSFLASPEVVTAYAITGDLGFDPVNQTLKGADGKEFKLQPPQGEELPAKGFAKGEEGFVAPAENGEGLTVDIPATSERLQLLQPFPRWDGKDFEKLPLLIKTKGKTTTDHISPAGPWLKFRGHLDKISDNMFLGANSAFTAEPGKGTNVLTGESNLTIAQIARDYKTKGIGSVVVGDENYGEGSSREHAAMSPRFLNVRVVITKSFARIHETNLKKQGILALTFADPKDYDKIEQQDRISVTGLNNLAPGKPVQVTIHKADGKALTIQTNHSITEQQIAWFKAGSALNALN; this is encoded by the coding sequence ATGTCGATGGATCTCGCCAAGAAGCTGTATGCCAAGATGCCGGATGTGTTCGCCAAGGCCAGAAAGCAATTCGGTCGTGGACTCACCCTGGCTGAAAAAATCTTGGTCGCGCATGCAGATAATTTCGACGCGCAGACCTGGGAGCGAGGCAAGGCGATGTTGGCGCTCAGGCCAGATCGTGTGGCCATGCAAGATGCCACGGCCCAAATGGCCATGCTGCAGTTCATGCAGGCCAATAAGAAGAAAGCGGCCGTACCGAGTACGATCCATTGCGATCACCTCATTCGCGCTGAAATGGGTTCCGAGAAGGATCTGCTTCGCGCGATGGACGAAAATCGAGAGGTCTACAATTTCCTCGCTTCTGCGGCGAAGAAGTATGGCATTGGCTTCTGGAAGCCAGGAGCAGGGATTATCCACCAAGTGGTGTTGGAGAACTATGCGTTCCCCGGCTGTTTGATCATTGGAACGGACTCACATACACCGAACGGTGGTGGTTTAGGCGGGCTGGCGATCGGTGTCGGCGGAGCAGATGCCGGTGAAGTGATGGCAGGTTTGCCATGGGAGGTTCTCCATCCGAAATTGATCGGCGTGCGTCTGACGGGAAAATTGAATGGTTGGGCTTCGCCGAAAGACGTTATTCTCTATCTGTGCGGTTTGCTGACGGTGAAGGGTGGGACCAACAAGATTGTGGAGTATTTCGGCCCGGGTGCCGAAACGATCAGTGCCACAGGCAAGGGCACTATCTGTAATATGGGTGCGGAGCTTGGGGCTACGACTTCCGTTTTTCCCTTCGACCAGAAAATGGTTGCCTACATGAACATCACTGACCGGGCTGATTTAGCGAACCTTGCCCAGTCGCACAAGGATCTGCTCGTAGCCGATGCCGAGGTCTACCAGTCACCCGAGAAATATTACGATCAGATCGTTGAGGTTGATCTCTCGACACTTGAACCGCATGTAGTTGGTCCGCATACGCCGGATCTTGCCCGGCCGATTTCAAAGTTGGCGGCGGAGGCAAAGGCGAAGGGATATCCGGTTGAGTTGAAAGCGGCACTCATCGGTAGCTGTACGAACTCTTCCTACGAAGACATTAGTCGTTCTGCGCATGTAGCCGAGCAGGGCTTGAAGGCTGGGTTGAAAGCGAAGGCGTCATTCCTCGTCTCTCCCGGATCCGAACGCATCTATCATACGATGAAGCGTGACGGGTTCTTGTCGACGTTTGAAAAGCTCGGAGGAACGGTCCTCTCGAATTCCTGTGGCCCCTGCATCGGGCAGTGGAAGCGGGCTGACGGAGTGAAGGGTAAGGCGGATTCAATTGTCAGCTCATTTAATCGCAACTTCCCTGGTCGCAATGACGGAATCAGCGAAACCTTGTCATTCCTAGCAAGTCCCGAAGTCGTGACCGCCTACGCCATTACAGGTGACTTGGGATTTGATCCCGTGAATCAAACCCTCAAGGGCGCGGATGGAAAAGAGTTCAAGCTCCAGCCACCGCAGGGGGAGGAACTGCCTGCCAAGGGTTTTGCGAAAGGTGAAGAGGGGTTCGTGGCTCCTGCTGAAAACGGCGAGGGGTTGACGGTGGACATACCGGCTACCAGCGAACGGTTGCAATTGCTTCAGCCATTTCCACGCTGGGATGGTAAAGATTTCGAAAAATTGCCGCTATTAATCAAGACGAAGGGAAAGACAACCACGGATCATATTTCTCCGGCCGGGCCATGGCTCAAGTTCCGTGGGCACCTCGATAAGATTAGCGACAACATGTTCTTGGGCGCAAACAGTGCCTTTACAGCAGAGCCCGGCAAAGGAACAAATGTCCTCACGGGTGAGTCGAACCTTACCATTGCTCAGATCGCACGCGACTACAAGACCAAAGGTATTGGGTCGGTCGTGGTGGGTGATGAGAACTATGGTGAGGGTAGCAGCCGCGAGCATGCGGCGATGTCGCCTCGATTCTTGAATGTCAGAGTCGTGATTACTAAGAGTTTTGCCCGGATTCATGAAACCAATCTGAAGAAGCAGGGAATCCTGGCTTTGACCTTCGCAGATCCGAAGGACTACGACAAAATCGAGCAGCAGGACCGCATCAGCGTGACGGGGTTGAATAATTTGGCCCCCGGCAAGCCGGTGCAGGTCACCATACACAAGGCGGATGGCAAAGCTCTGACCATCCAAACGAACCACAGCATCACTGAACAGCAGATCGCTTGGTTCAAGGCGGGTTCAGCGCTGAATGCGCTGAACTAA
- a CDS encoding NADP-dependent isocitrate dehydrogenase yields MTTKADKIIYTKTDEAPMFATYSLLPIINAFSKAAGVSVELRDISLAGRILAVFPEYLTPEQRQPDALSELGELAKKPEANIIKLPNISASLPQLQAAIKELQSQGYKLPEYPENPKDDKEKDIKSRYDKVKGSAVNPVLREGNSDRRAPLSVKAHTRKHPHKMGAWSSDSKSHVSHMKGGDFFSNEKSLTTTAATDARIEFVGQDGKTTVLKPKVALQAGEVVDATFMSVKALRTFLEEQIQDAAKQGVLFSLHMKATMMKVSDPKIFGHAVTVFYKDVFAKHGETLKKLGVDPDNGIGDLYAKIKALPEDQRKAIEADIQAVYKQRPPMAMVNSDKGITNLHVPSDIIIDASMPPVIRDSGKMWGPDGKLADTKCVIPDASYAPVYREVIDFCKKHGALDPKTMGSVPNVGLMAQAAEEYGSHDKTFKAPGNGTIRVVDASGKALLEHKVEEGDIWRMCQVKDAPIRDWVKLAVTRARATGAPAIFWLNKDRAHDAQLITKVNQYLKEHDTNGLDIRIMTPADATRLSLERIKEGKDTISVTGNVLRDYLTDLFPILEIGTSAKMLSIVPLLNGGGLFETGAGGSAPKHVQQFQEEGYLRWDSLGEFLALAASLEHLAKVANNPAAKMLADTLDQANAKFLESNKSPARKVGEIDNRGSHFYLALYWAQALAQQTQDKNLAARFVKVAKEMADNEAKISEELIAAQGKPVDTGGYYHPDDAKSSKAMRPSTTLNAIIDAIA; encoded by the coding sequence ATGACTACGAAAGCTGACAAGATCATATATACCAAGACTGATGAAGCGCCGATGTTCGCGACCTATTCGCTCTTGCCGATCATTAATGCCTTCAGCAAGGCAGCCGGTGTATCGGTGGAACTGCGGGATATCTCGCTGGCCGGTCGAATCCTTGCGGTGTTTCCTGAATATCTGACGCCGGAACAGCGGCAACCGGACGCACTGTCCGAATTGGGCGAACTGGCCAAGAAACCGGAAGCCAATATCATCAAGTTGCCCAATATCAGCGCCTCGCTGCCACAGTTGCAGGCAGCCATTAAGGAATTGCAGAGCCAGGGCTACAAGCTGCCCGAGTATCCTGAAAATCCGAAGGACGACAAAGAGAAGGATATCAAGTCCCGCTACGACAAAGTCAAGGGCAGTGCAGTCAATCCGGTCTTGCGCGAGGGTAACTCGGATCGCCGGGCGCCCTTGTCTGTGAAGGCGCACACCAGGAAGCATCCGCACAAGATGGGAGCCTGGAGTTCAGATTCTAAATCGCACGTCAGTCACATGAAGGGTGGAGATTTCTTTTCGAATGAAAAGTCGCTGACCACGACCGCTGCGACCGATGCGCGAATCGAATTCGTCGGGCAGGATGGTAAAACCACTGTTCTGAAGCCAAAAGTAGCCTTGCAGGCAGGCGAAGTGGTCGACGCGACCTTCATGAGCGTCAAGGCTTTGCGCACATTCCTCGAAGAACAAATTCAGGATGCGGCCAAGCAGGGCGTGTTGTTCTCGCTTCACATGAAAGCGACCATGATGAAGGTCTCCGATCCCAAGATCTTCGGTCATGCGGTAACGGTTTTCTACAAGGATGTGTTTGCGAAGCACGGCGAGACGCTGAAGAAGCTGGGTGTCGATCCGGACAACGGGATCGGCGACCTCTACGCTAAAATCAAGGCGTTACCGGAAGATCAGCGCAAGGCGATCGAAGCAGATATTCAGGCGGTGTACAAGCAGCGTCCTCCGATGGCGATGGTGAATTCCGACAAGGGGATCACCAACCTCCATGTGCCGAGCGACATCATTATCGATGCCTCCATGCCGCCGGTCATTCGGGACAGCGGCAAGATGTGGGGCCCGGACGGGAAGCTGGCTGACACCAAGTGCGTAATTCCCGATGCAAGCTATGCCCCGGTCTATCGCGAGGTGATCGATTTCTGCAAGAAGCACGGCGCGCTTGACCCGAAGACGATGGGTAGCGTGCCCAACGTCGGACTCATGGCGCAGGCGGCGGAAGAGTACGGTTCACACGACAAGACCTTCAAGGCGCCGGGCAACGGTACGATTCGCGTTGTCGATGCGTCTGGAAAAGCGTTGCTGGAGCACAAGGTCGAAGAAGGGGACATCTGGCGTATGTGTCAGGTGAAGGATGCCCCGATCCGCGACTGGGTGAAACTAGCCGTGACTCGCGCACGGGCGACCGGCGCGCCGGCGATTTTCTGGTTAAACAAGGACCGGGCGCATGACGCGCAACTGATCACGAAGGTGAATCAGTATCTGAAAGAACACGATACGAACGGGCTCGATATCCGGATCATGACGCCGGCCGATGCAACTCGTCTCTCGCTGGAACGGATCAAGGAAGGCAAGGACACGATTTCAGTGACGGGGAACGTGTTACGCGACTATCTGACGGACCTGTTCCCGATTCTCGAAATCGGAACTAGCGCCAAGATGCTCTCGATCGTGCCGTTGCTCAACGGCGGTGGTCTGTTCGAGACCGGTGCGGGAGGATCCGCGCCGAAGCACGTGCAGCAGTTCCAGGAAGAGGGCTATCTGCGGTGGGATTCGCTCGGAGAATTCCTGGCGTTGGCCGCCTCGCTGGAGCATCTGGCCAAAGTGGCGAATAATCCCGCGGCGAAAATGCTAGCAGATACTCTCGATCAAGCCAATGCCAAGTTCCTGGAGAGCAATAAATCGCCGGCGCGCAAAGTCGGAGAAATCGACAATCGTGGCAGCCACTTCTATCTGGCTCTCTACTGGGCGCAGGCGTTAGCTCAGCAGACGCAGGATAAGAATTTGGCAGCGCGCTTCGTCAAGGTTGCTAAGGAAATGGCAGATAACGAAGCCAAGATATCTGAGGAGCTGATTGCGGCTCAGGGGAAGCCGGTCGATACAGGTGGGTACTACCACCCTGATGACGCGAAGTCGTCCAAGGCGATGCGTCCGAGCACCACGCTGAATGCTATCATCGACGCAATTGCGTAG